taataaacacatagaaatacgagcctttggtcattaatatggtcaaatccggaaactataatttcaaaCACACAACGTTTATTCTTTGTgtaatacggaaccgttccgtattttatctaactggTAGCAAcactaagtctaaatattgctgttacattgcacaatctTCAATGttctgtcataattatgtacaattctggcaaattaattacggttttgttaggaataaatggccTTTCAACggttcacaacgagccaggcggcccaaactgctgcatataccctgactctagTCTGCaagcactgaacgcaagagaagtgacacaatttccctattgcctgctaacatgagtTTCTTTGAACTATATAtggaggtttaaaaatatatacttgtgtattgatttttagaaaggcattgatgtttatagtTAGGTACATTATTGCAACGATTGGGCTTTTTTTTCCCACGCATGTGCTTTTTGTTAATTAATTGCgcgtttggcgaagttgaagtaggctgtgattcgttGATAAATTAACATGCACCACtttgattatatgcaatgcaggacaagctagttaaactagtaatatcatcaaccatgtgtagttaactagtgattatgtgaagattgattgttttttataagatacatttaatgctagctagcaacttaccttcttggctccttgcagccacaaggtccttttgatgctgcattcgcgtaacaggtggtcagcctgtcacacagtctcctcgtggattgcaatgtaatcgtccataatcggtgtccaaaaaggcagattaccgattgttataaacttgaaatcagccctaattaatcggtcgacctctactctatATGTCTGTTTTCTGTCTATGGGCTCACTCTGgtcttcctctgctctctctctctatggtatctacagtctctctctttctatatggtctctgtctgtggtctctctctctctttggtctctttggtctctctctggtctctggtctttgtggtctttctctgctctctctctatggtctctacagtctctctctttctatatggtctctgtctatggtctttctcactctctctctctggtctctctctggtctctctgtggtctctctgtggtctctctggtctctctctctggtctttacggtggtctctctctctggtctttacggtggtctctctctctctggtctctctctggtctctctctctctctggtctctctttctctctctctttggtctctctctggtctctctctctttggtctctccctggtctctctctctggtctctctctcgctctctctctctggtctctcgctacgatctctgtctggtttctctcaggtctctctcgcTGATCTCTCGTCTCCCTTCTGTTACAGACTAGCATGGGCTCCCTCTGAGGCTTGCTCTCGCTGTATGGGTCTGAGCTCCTCCCATTGTCCTTGGCATTAATGGGGAGATTCCATGTATTTGAACTAGTACATCTGTTTCTACTTTTGATCGAATTATCAAGCCCTCGATTAGGTAAATTAGCTAGTTCAGGGCTAACAAACTTGTGAAACGTTTGGGGGTCCACTGGGCAGTGTTGTACCACTCTATTTTCTATAACTGTCAGGCTGGCTTTTGAAGGCTCATCTGTGGTATCTGACTTTTCCTCGTTGCAGTTTGTGCTAAGGAGTTATTTTAAGCTTTTCAATATAGATTTTCTTGTTGCAGGGAGTATTTTGTTCTTCAGTTCGTCAGCCAGAGTTGAGTcatgtcacctccctctctcctgcggCGGTAATGACACCTCAGTCCATGTCAGTCGCTATTCCTCTGTGGAGAGGTGTCACTCTCGACAAGCGTGCCCTCACTTTCCACCTTGTCACCAATCAGAAAGCTGGAGGCCattttctgtcacacacacacacagtgcgaATCGGCTGTTGGTCCTCTCTGTTCACCTGGTGCAGCCGGTACTAGCTCCTGTGCATTGTGGTGGCCagacgtgcacacacacagagagagatatcacACTCTTCTTGCTTGTCGATGCATTCCCCTGTCAAGGGACAAAATTGCTATGATTTCACCCGTAGCTATTTTTCTTATCTTCGTTTGTCAGATTTAAATTTTGTCCTTATTTTAGTCTGTCACATTGGAAACAGGAAAAGCAGACCGAAACGGACTGTGTGATTTTTGTTTCTTGTTATTTTGAGTTGTTGGCGACGAGGCAGTGGATCTTTCAAACTGTTGACAGGCGttcatttgagagagagagagacacacacacacacacacacacacacacacacacacacacacacacacacacacacacacacacacacacacacacacacacagggcggGTGGTTGAGGGTCTGTAGTCATGCGGGTGCCGCTCCCATCGAAGGGACTGAAAATAGCCTATGGAGCAGATGGCTCAGTTTTGAACTGATGCGTAGCCAGCGAGCCAGGACACTTCGATTGTAACTAACCTCAAAAGCAAATGATGTAAAGAAGAAAACTCTCTTGTACTTTCATGTCGCTAGGCTATTTTGTTTTGTTCACATCCGTTTTTTAATTTTTGTGCGCTGTTATTCATCTGTGTTGCCGCTCTCGTGGTCGGCAAATGCGAGTGCATTTTCTTTTCTCCCCGATGTGGGAAAATATTTATGCTATTAGCAATTGCTTGATATTAGAAGCACAGTAATATTTCGGGCAGTGTTGTCAAGCTCAGATTATCCTATCCCCCTTTTTTAAGGGAATAACTTATCTACCACACCCAGGGTTGTGATTGGGAGAAAAGACCTGAACTGTTTAACCTGTAGCCAAGGCTTTGTAGCCAACATGGTAAATCATGGCTGGCTTTGGTCACAATATGCCGCAATAGCAATGTGTCAGCTATATGAAGCGATAGTAGGTCTAGTTGAACCAGGCTTGTTAGAGGTAAATAATatgaaatacactgaacaaaaatatcaacgcaaCCGTCAAAAATGTCAAAGATTTAGTTCATATAAATGCTTCAgtcaattaaaaaaataatttagACCCTAATCTACACACATACCTTTTATTAAAAGAAAAAGGTAGGGGAAGGGGCGTGGataagaaagccagtcagtatctggtgtgaccaccgtttgcctcatgcagcgtgataCATCTCCTTcctcatagagttgatcaggctgttgattgtggaatgttctCCCGCTCCTCTACGGTGTCTGTGCGAAGTTGCTttatattggcgggaactgaccccccccccccccccccccccccgaaaactGGAATTGCCCAGGCCTGATCTAGAGCATCccaaaacatgctcaatgggtgatgtGTCTGAGTACGCAggctatggaagaactgggacatttccagcttccaggaactgtgtacagatccttgtgacatgggactgtccattatcatgctgaaacatgaggtgatggcagcgcaTGAATGAAACGACAATGGGCcacaggatctcatcacggtgtctctgtgcattcaaatagcCATCgataaaattatatttttgtttgttgTCCGTTGCttatgtcaggtggatggattatcttggcaaaggagaaatcctcactaacagggatgtaaacaaatttatgtacaaaattggagagaaataagctttttgtgtgtatggaacatttctgggatcttttatttcagctcatgaatcatgggaccaacactttacatgttgcatttatatttttgttctgtatataaGAGAAAAAGACATGTAATATAGCTGACAAAAATGaacgtgtgtgtgtccatgttccAATGCTCTAATCAGGACCTCTTAGCAGGGGGCACCGTGTTTGTTTGTCGGCGTAAATGACtgcatgtgtgtatctgtgtgtttgtttgtgcgttCCATGGGCCACATTGGGTCTCCCATGGTGTGTGGGATGAGATACTGTAACTGTCCCCCTCAGAGGACCAGAGGGGAGAAGTCTGTGTATGATGACACACACTCGGGTGGGTTTCCGTCACACAGCCGGTCTCCTCCAGGGGGAGTAACTATAGAGGAACGAGACAGTCACCTCCACATCCGTGTTCATGTTTCTGGCCTATCTGCTCCGTCACTGCATTGCTCCTGCCTGTGGTCTGAACCGTCTAACCCAACCAACTTTACCAGCGTCacacttaagcaataaggccttatatggccaatataccacggctaagggctgttcttaagcaacacggagtgcctggatacagcccttagccgtggtatattggccatataccacaaacccccaaggtgccttattgctattataaactggttaccaacgtatgacaaaacatttttattttttactaattGCATGTGGTATACGTTCTGatgtaccacggctgtcagccaatcagcattcagtgctcgacccacccagtttataatcgcAAATATACCAGTGAAATCTCTGATATATGATTTACGAGTTGTAGTGTAATCACTTCGTAGAAAAACATATGTGTTCAATGATTAAGTAAAGTGCAGTACTATTCAAGTCCAGATTGGTCAATTATTTGACGCATCAGATGACGAGTACTGACCAAAACGGCGTTCGATACCTACTAAGCTACCGTAGGTTGCCTTAGTATTTTTTCCATGGTAGGGGTGagggggtgtgtgggtgtgtgtgtgtgtgtgtgtgtgtgtgtgtgtgtgtgtgtgtgtgtgtaatcagctAGCCAGCGGGGGTGAGAAATGGGGAGGGAGAGCGCAAGAGAAATGCACATTTTCAAGTTTTTTATCTGTTCTCTGgagctacaccaccaccaccaccgccatgCATTATTCATCAACCATGTTCATGCAAGCCTTAAACTGCACCAGCCCTGGAGACCTAGAACTCatgctgcactctctctctctatctcctccctatcactctctctctctcctccctatctcctctctctatctctctctcctccctatctctctcaggGACGTTTCGCTGTACGTTCTGCCAGACGGAGGTAGAGGAGGACGAGTCTGCGGTGCCCAAGAAGGATGCCAGGACCCTGGTGGCCCGTTTCAATGAACAAATCGAGCCCATATACGTGCTGCTGCGTGAGACCGAGGACGTCCACCTATCAAACGACCTGCTGGAGCCCGAACCTGCCGAGATCCCCGCCCTCAAACAGAGGTCGGCCCCCACCCCATTTCACCTCCAACATCCAATCAGTGTTCACGTTTTTTCCCCCCCGAGTCCCGCTGTAAATGTGTTCCTGTCACCGCTCAGCTAGTCCTGTACACCAGAGCGTTATATTTAGTTAGGATATTGAGGTTTCTGCCTTTATGATACATTTTACATGACACTACAAtgttctatggcagccatgtcatCACCACATTAACATTACATGGGCGGTATTTAAAGAATGCTATGTCACAATGTCTAGAATTAGAACGGTATTTAAAATccaaaaagttggcccaacttccTAAACATGTGGCTCTCCTGTAAACTGACCTGTGACATCTCTGCTTAACCTGCAATCTGTGACTTATTCACCGAGGAAGTCCCTGTGTCTGCTATTAGTGGAATGCAATGTCGTTTACGGCTCTCGGGCTTCTCATGAACAGATCACACCGTGAACTACTGTCCCGTGCGACGGTGCTAAGTTGTcgcgctctctcctctctgtcccgccCTGTAGCCGGGACCGTGCGGCGGCGGCAGCGGGTGCAGCTGCCGGCGGTCCCCACCGCGAGGCCTGGTCCACCAAGGGCTCGTCCTACGCCGACCTGTACACCCAGAACGTGGAGATCAGCATgggggagcaggaggagcagcagcagcgcCGGCAGGCCAGCGAGGGGAAGGCCCCAAGGGAGAGACCCGTGTGGCTGACGGAGAGCACTGTGCATGGAGGAACGTACAGCGAGCCAGACCCACTCAAGAACTGTGAGTTACCGAGTGCTGCTGTGGCGCAAGTACAgactctgctgtttctctctctctctctccctctgtcttgtctgtttgtgtctctctctctttgtctgtctagGCTTTCCTCTGTGTACTTGTTCTCCAAATCGTTTATTGAAGCGACTTCAGTGCCAACAGTGTTttcataaaagcgtctgctaaatggcatatattattattattattatattgaatTTAATATTTTTGCATTTGTAATGCAAAACCGTGATCATTGACTTCATGAATCAAACTTGTATTTCATGATTTGAAATTGAATGAATATCACAATGTATTATTCAATATGTATATATTCAGTTTCAATATGGTAGCTATTGCATTCATTGTCTATCAAGTTTAGAAAACCTTCCATTTCAAGTTGATCAATGTTTCGTATTCAACTTCCCCAATGGATTCAGATGTCAGagacaacatcctggtactttgCCAGAGAGGAAAGACCGAGGAGAACAGTTTCTGAATCCAATGTGGCATGTTGAATTTATTTTCTTTCCAATGGAATTTGGCTCTAGCATTTGAACCAATTTGGCTACGAGCTCTTATGAATGCTAAGACTCTGGAGCGTGGACACGAGCTCTTATGAATGCTAAGACTCTGGAGCGTGGACACGAGCTCTTATGAATGCTAAGACTCTGGAGCGTGGACACGAGCTCTTATGAATGCTAAGACTCTGGAGCGTGGACACGAGCTCTTATGAATGCTAAGACTCTGGAGCGTGGACACGAGCTCTTATGAATGCTAAGACTCTGGAGCGTGGACACGAGCTCTTATGAATGCTAAGACTCTGGAGCGTGGACACGAGCTCTTATGAATGCTAAGACTCTGGAGCGTGGACACGAGCTCTTATGAATGCTAAGACTCTGGAGCGTGGACACAAGCTCTTATGAATGCTAAGACTCTGGAGCGTGGACACGAGCTCTTATGAATGCTAAGACTCTGGAGCGTGGACACGAGCTCTTATGAATGCTAAGACTCTGGAGCGTGGACACGAGCTCTTATGAATGCTAAGACTCTGGAGCGTGGACACGAGCTCTTATGAATGCTAAGACTCTGGAGCGTGGACACGAGCTCTTATGAATGCTAAGACTCTGGAGCGTGGACACGAGCTCTTATGAATGCTAAGACTCTGGAGCGTGGACACGAGCTCTTATGAATGCTAAGACTCTGGAGCGTGGACACGAGCTCTTATGAATGCTAAGACTCTGGAGCGTGGACACAAGCTCTTATGAATGCTAAGACTCTGGAGCGTGGACACGAGCTCTTATGAATGCTAAGACTCTGGAGCGTGGACACGAGCTCTTATGAATGCTAAGACTCTGGAGCGTGGACACGAGCTCTTATGAATGCTAAGACTCTGGAGCGTGGACACAAGCTCTTATGAATGCTAAGACTCTGGAGCGTGGACACGAGCTCTTATGAATGCTAAGACTCTGGAGCGTGGACACGAGCTCTTATGAATGCTAAGACTCTGGAGCGTGGACGTGCCTTCTGTTCCACTTTATGATGATCACAGGCCGCATTAGAAGGGAGTGTCACTCAAACCGCAAGATGACCCCAAACAGAATATAGCTAAATAGCCATGTCAGAGCCCTTCTAAGGGATAGTCTTTCCACTCCCTGTTTCCTCTTGCTCTTGTGACTGACTGGGTTCAAACCGGGTCTCCTGCATGTCACAATACTGTGTTAGCCCACTTGGAGAAAGCCCACAGGGATGAGTTCAGGAAGCTGACGCAAGTCTCCAGCAAGTTTCATCGAAACCTGCCTCTGTTCACATTTCACACCCCCTTTGACCTCGTACTCCGAGATCACGGCACCAATCTAACTGACTGGGTTCGAAATCAGGCCTTAccgctcaacaacaacaacactttcTGTGGCAAACGGAAAGCTCTGTGCACCCCATTTAATGAAAGGTGGATTGGTGATCCATCCATGTGATGAGTCCTCTTGCAAATACCTGACTGATTCCCGCTTGTAGCGAACCCTTCATGTAAGCTCGCGGAGTCAGGACCAGGTGCGAGGAGGCTATGTGATGGACAACCTTGGCTGCAGATGTGTTCGTTTAACTGATGGGGCTCTAACCCAGGTCTCTTGTGCACCAGACAATGCCGCTTTTCAGGTCTCAGACAAGTTTCTCTCAAACGAGCCTGGTCACCGAACCACCTGTGTTACACTTCATTCCCCTTTGACCTCCTCCTTAAAGAGACCCGTCCAAGACACGGGACCGGTGCCTGGGCTTTAGCTCAACAGGCTAACACAGTCTTAACCCAGTCATTCACGTTAACCTTATAATGGCTGCCCTTGCCGGGGACTTGAAAATAAGGTGCGGACTAGGACCGAAAATCGTCCCTGGCATTTCTAACACACAGGCCCCTTCTTTCCCCTGAGGCACCCACAATGGCCCATTCTTTTCCTTGAGGCCCCCATTATTAGTCAGAGAATGATAATTTTGAGCAAGAAAAACCAAAGTTTAAAATGGACGAGCCCATCTGGCATTAGCTCGAAATGCCAGATAACCAGTCCGCccctgctttaaaaaaaaaatgtctaaACAGGTCTCAGGCAATGTTCTCATCACGTAATCATGGATCACCAAACCAGGCGAGTAACTTTGCTGGATCTTCGAAGCCTTGTGTTGTTGCAGCAGATGGGGAAATgtaacactcactcacacagcctGAAGTGTAGCCCCTTGTGCAATTGTAGAAGGCCTCTTTTTCTTTTCTAAATAGCACGATGGGTTCGTGTTAAGATCCGCGTTCGAGTCTCCATATGAGCTGGATCAGGGGCAGCGTGACTTCTTTTAAAGCGGTGCCACTGGACCTACAGTTGCTCCGCATCAACTGCCGGCGTCACTGTGGAGTGATTTTGAAGGGGGGTGAATGAAGCAGATGAAGCTCTTTTTTTGAAACTCACTCATCAGCGTGAAGCGTTGCTCCTCGCGCAATTTGAAAAAGGCTTTTTTTCCCTTCTCAATAGCGGAGTGGGCTGGAATGCTTCAGGTGTCAGGGGTCATGTGTGTTCGTGAAGCAAAGGTTCCGAGTTGGAGTCTCTGGATGAGCTGAATCAGGGGAAAGCGGTATTCGTTAAGCAAGCAGCAGCGTGTCGTCCTTTTACGGGAACTTCCTGAACTTATCCCTGTATTGAAACTGAATATGTACATATTGAACTTGAATATTCAATTAAATCATGGAATACAACTTTGATTTATGAATTCAACGAtacaatttgcaaataaaaaaacaaattcTATATCCTAATACAAATTCAAAATGATGAAATGTGAATACAATTTCGGTTGGCACTGAAGTCGCTCCGTATCCTCTGTTAAGAGGCCTTAAGACCTCAGGTTCTACTTTTTTTTTACCATCTCCCACTAAAGGCTGATGTCTGAATgggagttgtgtgtctgtgtgtgtgtgtgtgtgtgtgtgtgtgtgtgtgtgtgtgtgtgtgtgtgtgtgtgtgtgtgtgtgtgtgtgtgtgtgtgtgtgtgtgtgtgtgtgtgtgtgtgtgtgtgtgtgtgtgtgtgtgtgtgtgtgtgtgtgtgtgtggctgaggtTAGACTGCTCATTAAAGGCCGAGTGCAAGATTTTGGCATTGAATCCCTTtatctacttacccagagtcagatctcatggataccattttcaTTGGCTCGCGAATCTACCTCGTAACTTCCAccatactggatgcagagacattCAAATGGTATTAATGAGTTCAtcggactctggggaagtagacagATAAAACCTTGCACTTATCCCTTTAAGAAAAACCTGTCTGATTCATGACCTTTCAGTCCTTTATTGGAGGCATTTGTCTTTGTAATGACCTCCTTGACCATTGGACCGAGTCACTTTAAAAGAAGACATTTAATCTCTGTGATGAATTTGCACATCTGGTCTTTTAGTTTACTTGTATTTGCATAGCCTTATGTACTGTTGTTTTTCTAATGATTTATTATCAGCTGTTTCTGATTGACTTGTGATGTTCTCTCTGCAGCCGGAGACGACGCGGGAGGAGCCCAGGTGGGCGTGGTCGGGCTCGGCGGCGGCCAATCGGACGAGAATGAGGAAGTGATGCGCGCCCTGCTCATTCATGAGAAGAGGAGCGGTGCCGGGCCGGCAGGAGGCGGAGCCGTAGCGGCAGGAGGCGGAGGCGTAGCGGCAGCCAGGGGCAGCGACTCGGAGAGCGACACCAGCGAATCAGACGAGGACTCTCCCACGGCTCCGCCGCCTGTGGCAGCGGCCCAGCGGCGGCCGATGGgcatggagatggaggaggaggaggaggatgatgacgaGTTTGAGGAGGTGGGGGCCGATGAGTCCATGGTGATGGTGGGGGGGCGGTCGTTCTCCTATCGGGAGGTGAGCCAGAGGCCAGAGCTAGTGGAGAAGATGAGCTCTCAGGAGAAAGAGGCCTACATCGAGATGGGACAGAACATCTTCCAAGAGATGTATTTCTGACTGAAATCACACAGACACTCACGTAcacagcctctgtctgtctgtctgtctctctctctcgctctctctctctctcgctctcgctctctgtcgtgTGTCCTTCACCCTCTCGTCTTCTCCCTTCGAAGAGGGAAAACAAGATGTCACTCTAGTTCCAATTCTGTTCTAGAGACCAGACTGCCTATTGCCATGACAGGTGTGTTCGTCTGGCAAGTCAGTCAGACTCGGCTCCACCAGTCAGTGTTTCCTCCCAGTATTACAGAAACTGAATGTTACAGCACACTCCTCCAGTGTTGCTCTGTAACCACAGCATGATGCCTagtgaagacacacacactgcctcccctctcatcctgtctctacCTCCTGTACCCATTACTAAACAGGAACAGAGTTGAAGATCTGGGAACCTGTCCAGGAAAACAAGTCACACGGACTCACGCACACACAGTTGCCAACCAGTTCATTAGACCACAGTAGACCACACCGTTCCTTTTCTCTCCCAGTGCTCCTCCAACCTTATGGCTCTCAGGCTCCACACTTTGTCAATTCTTTACTGTTCTCAGGGCGAGCTGTTTATTATTCATTTCTCTTCTCCTCGCCCCTCTCGTTTTCcgtctacccacacacacacacacacacacacacccgctccCTCTTTATTTGCATCCGATTGAGatgcttttttgggggggggggg
This sequence is a window from Oncorhynchus gorbuscha isolate QuinsamMale2020 ecotype Even-year linkage group LG01, OgorEven_v1.0, whole genome shotgun sequence. Protein-coding genes within it:
- the gtf2e1 gene encoding general transcription factor IIE subunit 1, which codes for MSEPELLTEVPASLKRLAKQVVRGFYGVEHALALDVLIRNPCVREEDMLELLKFDRKQLRSVLNTLKGDKFVKCRMRVETAPDGKTTRHNYYFINYRLLVNVVKYKLDHMRRRIETDERDSTNRASFRCPCCFSTFTDLEANQLFDPMTGTFRCTFCQTEVEEDESAVPKKDARTLVARFNEQIEPIYVLLRETEDVHLSNDLLEPEPAEIPALKQSRDRAAAAAGAAAGGPHREAWSTKGSSYADLYTQNVEISMGEQEEQQQRRQASEGKAPRERPVWLTESTVHGGTYSEPDPLKNSGDDAGGAQVGVVGLGGGQSDENEEVMRALLIHEKRSGAGPAGGGAVAAGGGGVAAARGSDSESDTSESDEDSPTAPPPVAAAQRRPMGMEMEEEEEDDDEFEEVGADESMVMVGGRSFSYREVSQRPELVEKMSSQEKEAYIEMGQNIFQEMYF